GCGTAGCGCTCCAAGCACCCCTTCTTGCCGCAGGAGCACACGCGGCCGCCTTGCACCACAGTGATGTGGCCGAATTCGGGCGCGGTGCCGAAAGAACCGCGGTAAATCTCCCCGCGGTGCATGAGCGTGGCGCCGATGCCGGTACCAACGGCGAAGAACACCCACGTCTCCGCGTCGCGCGCCACGCCGTAGATGTATTCGCCCCACGCGGCGGCATTCGCATCGTGTTCCAGGCGCACCGGCAAACCGATCGCGTTTTCCAGCTCTTTGCGCACCGGGCGGTTTTCGCGCCACGGGAGGTGCGGGGCGAAACGGACAATCTCACATTCCGGGTCAAGGAAGCCCGCGATAGCCAAGCCGACGGCGGCTACGTCGTACTCTGCCCGCAGCTCATCCACCATGCTGACCACCGCCGCTTCAAGCTCATCTGCACCGTGCGGGGTCGGGTGTGAGCGCATGGCAAGGATCTCGCCCTCCCCCGACACAACGGCGGCGCGGGTGTTCGTGCCACCGATATCGAACCCTACTGTGAGCGGGAGTGAACCGTTCTGCATGAACGCCAATGCTATCCCGACTGGCCAAGGTCCCCGGCCAGCAGGTCCCACAGCCTATCGCCCAGCACATCCCAGGAGTACGCCCGGGCAACGTGGCGGCGGCCGGCGGTGCCCATGCGGCGGCGCAAGGAAACGTCGTCAAGCAAGGTGCCCAAA
Above is a genomic segment from Corynebacterium sp. CNCTC7651 containing:
- a CDS encoding ROK family protein is translated as MQNGSLPLTVGFDIGGTNTRAAVVSGEGEILAMRSHPTPHGADELEAAVVSMVDELRAEYDVAAVGLAIAGFLDPECEIVRFAPHLPWRENRPVRKELENAIGLPVRLEHDANAAAWGEYIYGVARDAETWVFFAVGTGIGATLMHRGEIYRGSFGTAPEFGHITVVQGGRVCSCGKKGCLERYASGTSLLDCAVEKATQGRYQDCGLYRKVVDKRATGRDVMEAARAGDKLGQAALSSFAQWLGRGLSIVADVLDPALIVLGGGVSEDADLFLDEAKESLAANMVGAGYRPVPDVLRAELGPQAGMIGVADLARERVRGADVAGQKL